A part of Aegilops tauschii subsp. strangulata cultivar AL8/78 chromosome 2, Aet v6.0, whole genome shotgun sequence genomic DNA contains:
- the LOC109747259 gene encoding AAA-ATPase At3g50940: MDLSPATAGAYGGKAADAYRKALSSAASAAAYAVLARSMARELLPDELRAAVRWAASVLRARLGWGAKERRTLVIRIQTGGGGREENLLFDAARTYLSCRLDPRAMRCLELTLSATRDDGGLRSWTKRLFIEPGDSTVDVFDGVDVFDGVEFLWSSVKKTNGGGGGNNKSKNGESGSAEFLLKLSFDAKHTDMAMERYVPFVMGAAEETRLRERSLMICMNEGRTWFRLHHHHPAMFDTLAMDPVLKQSIVADLDLFANRRDHYRRIGKAWKRGYLLYGPPGTVKSSLVAAMANHLRYNIYDLDLSHVQNTTLQWLLVTMSDKSILVIEDIDCCCDAMLREVDSKERKTPARACKEDGGGSSETSDGTPSPKRKSEITLSGLLNFIDGLWSTSGEERIIVFTTNYKDRLDPALLRPGRMDMHVYMGYCCWEAFKTLARNYFLVDDHPLFPEIQELLTAVQVTPAEVSEMLLRTNEPDVVLRGLTEFLIEKKQ, translated from the exons ATGGATCTTTCACCAGCCACCGCGGGTGCCTATGGCGGAAAGGCGGCCGACGCGTACCGGAAGGCGCTCAGCTCAGCGGCCTCGGCCGCCGCGTACGCCGTGCTGGCGCGGAGCATGGCGCGTGAGCTCCTCCCGGACGAGCTGCGCGCCGCGGTGCGCTGGGCCGCGTCCGTGCTCCGCGCGCGCCTCGGCTGGGGCGCCAAGGAGCGGCGAACGCTCGTCATCCGAATCCAgaccggcggcggcggtcgcgAGGAGAATCTTCTCTTCGACGCGGCGCGGACGTACCTGTCCTGCAGGCTCGACCCTCGCGCCATGCGCTGTCTCGAGCTCACGCTGTCCGCGACCAGGGACGATGGCGGCCTCAGAAGCTGGACGAAGCGCCTCTTCATTGAGCCCGGGGACTccaccgtcgatgtcttcgacGGCGTCGATGTCTTCGACGGCGTCGAGTTCCTGTGGTCGTCCGTCAAGAAGACTAACGGAGGCGGAGGAGGAAACAACAAGTCCAAGAACGGGGAATCCGGCTCCGCCGAGTTCCTGCTCAAGCTCAGCTTCGACGCCAAGCACACGGACATGGCCATGGAGAGGTACGTGCCCTTCGTCATGGGGGCGGCCGAGGAGACGAGGCTGCGGGAGCGTTCGCTCATGATCTGCATGAACGAGGGCCGAACATGGTTCAGGCTGCACCACCATCACCCCGCCATGTTCGACACGCTCGCCATGGACCCGGTGCTCAAGCAGTCCATCGTCGCCGACCTCGACCTGTTCGCCAACAGGCGGGACCACTACCGGCGGATTGGCAAGGCGTGGAAGCGCGGGTACCTTCTCTACGGCCCGCCCGGCACCGTCAAGTCCAGCCTGGTGGCCGCCATGGCCAATCACCTCCGCTACAACATCTACGACCTCGACCTCAGCCACGTGCAAAACACGACGCTGCAGTGGCTGCTCGTCACCATGTCCGACAAGTCCATCCTTGTCATCGAGGACATCGACTGCTGCTGCGATGCCATGTTAAGGGAGGTGGACAGCAAGGAGAGGAAGACGCCGGCGCGGGCTTGCAAAGAAGACGGCGGCGGCTCATCAGAAACTTCGGACGGTACGCCGTCGCCCAAGCGCAAATCGGAG ATCACGCTTTCGGGGCTGCTCAACTTCATCGACGGGCTGTGGTCGACCAGTGGCGAGGAACGCATCATCGTCTTCACCACCAATTACAAGGACCGGCTCGACCCGGCGCTGCTGCGGCCGGGGCGCATGGACATGCACGTCTACATGGGCTACTGCTGCTGGGAGGCATTCAAGACTCTGGCCCGGAACTACTTCCTCGTCGACGACCACCCCCTTTTCCCGGAGATACAGGAACTGCTTACGGCGGTGCAGGTGACTCCGGCCGAGGTGTCCGAGATGCTGCTGAGGACCAATGAGCCTGACGTCGTGCTCCGGGGTCTCACGGAGTTCCTCATAGAGAAGAAGCAGTGA